Within the Halichoerus grypus chromosome 2, mHalGry1.hap1.1, whole genome shotgun sequence genome, the region TTGCTACTGGAAAAGTCCAAACAGAGGCTGGATGGCCCTGGTTGAGGATGCTGGCAAAGATACTCAGGCTTAGTGATTTGTATTAGTCATCCTCAAGGACCCCCAACGCAAATGATTTACCCTTTAATTTCCAGCATGGTGGGATTACGTATTATGGGTAAAGTGGTAACATTTAATGAGTTCCAGGTTATCTACTTCACAGAAACAGGATTGAAGGGCTGATTCATATTAAGCAAAGCTAATAAAAATCCATGAAACTCCACAACAGAAAAATTTGGACTGAGTCTGATAAAAGCAGCAGCTGTGTATATGAGAGAGGTTGTGCAGTGTAGTGGTTGTGAacatggattctggagccagaccatgtgggttcaaatcccagttcttccATTTACTAACTGTGGACCTCAGGCAAGTTAACTTAGCCTTAGGTTCCTCACATTTAAACTACTGTGTTAAAAACACTCTCATATTTTAATCCCTGTAAGGGACGAATGAGTgtgaatagatagatagatggatggatgaatggatggatggatggatgaaaggatagaGTGTGAGAACAGGAGAGAAGCAATAGCCTGGAACATAATaagtaataaatgtttgctgttattttccaaagaatatccatgatattttaaatattcaaacacTGTAACAGGTAAATCATCTTTAATTTTACAAATTGTCACAAATTGATACATTGTTTTGGAAAAAACGGAGTGATACTGGCACATGGCAAATAGCACAAACCtaagtaaagaaaatattagacCATGGTAGATTAGAACTCTGACTTTTAAAAAGGTCTTCTAAAActgttgatctatttttacttattttaacaatcaaaaataagtatttcattgAGCATCTAGAGCATCTATTATTAGGCCCAGCATAGTGCTAAatactttaaggaaaaatataagaacatcACATTGTCCTTGTCCTTAAGTAGTTTATAATCTAGTTATTTGTGATTATAAAGACacagttttttaatttatgttttttattgggggaggaggggcagagggagagagagagagagaatgccaagcaggctccatgccaagtgcagatgcagggctcaatgctgGGCTGGActcaggcctcgatctcacaagcctgagatcatgacctgagtggaaatcaagagtcggatgtttagctgactgagccacccaggtgcccctcataaagacacattttaaaaattctaggaCCTAACACCTTTAAGTAAACTCATCTTTGAAAGTAATCACTTTGGAAGGTTATACACTTACTTCAATAACCCTGCCATTACTCAAAGCATTTTTTGCATCTATTCCTTTGGGATTGCCCTTGGAGTCATTATACAAGTCATGtaagaaaagcagactccttgctcctCCATCTTCCTCAAGCACCTAGCTTAGTTGCCTGAATTAATCAATAGATTTGGTGTTCAGTGACTTctggttattttaaaatctcaaattcaCCCTAAAAGACAAGTTTTGCTCTTCTTGATGACCTTCCCAAGAATGTAGCACAGCATTACTGGACAGCAAGTAACTGGGGGACCAGGGGCCTTTCTCATCGTCTTTGCATCCCCTGCAGCACCCAGCTGGGTGCTCATCCACAGCGGGAGCGCAAGATGCATATGCTGCCCTGAACTGAAGGGCCAGGAGCACATGAGCTGTTCAGCTGGAGCTAGCAGGGTGGGTGGAGGGTAAAGGCGAGGAAGAGTTCcagatttctttctgttctgtcatttcagtgttttctttcacCGCTCCTTAGGCGTCTGGCTGTGACAGTGAAGGACAGAAAGGTCTGCCCGAAGCTGGCAGCAGATTTTCCCAATACTCCCTTCTAGCCCTGTgtttgaaaaaattattaattaaaaaatgtatacctATTTTATAAGTCCAATATGCTTtatacatatttgtgtgtgtgtgtagttgccAAATACACACAGGTGTGGTGCATGATCAGGCTAAAGTAGAACTTCAGTTTCAACATACAGACTGAAAAACTATGTCCATTAATGCCTTTCTCACATTTCTATCAAAAGCAATcattgggggctcctgggtggctcagtcggttaagcgtctgcctttggctcaggtcatgatcccaggggcctgggatccagccccacacgggactccttgctctgcggggagtctgcttctctctctccctctgcctgccactccccctgcttgtggtctctctctctctctccccctccccgccccctctctctgtgtcaaataaataaataaaatcttaaaaaaataaaagcaatcattGGGTTTCATACCACGTTTCAGAAAAAGACGTGTTTGAAATCTGGAGGTATTTAGAATCACCAGGAAGGACAACAAGAGCCCCCCAAATAGGGGATATCTGGAGTGACCTGCTGAAAAAGCCAGGATCTGAAGGGGAAGTAGCAGACAGAGAAGAATGCGATGCCTGTGGCATGAGAAGTACAGACCAAAAGTTCCCAGAGGAAGCCAGTAAGGAACCATGGCAGCACTTGTGAAGATCTGCCAGGCCCAGAACTGCGGTCTTCCTGTTAGGCTGCCAGCCAAGTACAAACAGTTGGCTCCCCTTGccatcctctcttctctccctttgaaTCTGAAGAGGTCAGAAGTCCTGGTTAGCAAAATAGGAAGGGAGGGCTGGAAgcataagacagagaaagagaaggattaGCCTGGCCTTCCCTCGTTGCCTGCCTATTGAAGGCAACTGCTGGAAAACCAGAGAAAATATAAGTTTCATGTGTTCCAGATTTTGATTTTACATGGAActtaacacctttttttttttttttttttttaaatcaggctccatgcccagtgttggagcccaatgcagggcttgaactccaaaccctgagatcaagacctgagctgagatcaagaatcggacacttaactgactgagccacacaggtgtctcTGGAACTGAACACTTTTAATTCCTGAGTTAAGATTGTGTTTGCTCAACAAAGTGGTCATGGAGCTTTCTATTCCCTAAGACAACCCAGCGAAGTCCTGGGGCATGTCAGTATTTTCAAATAGGGAGAGAGGATAGACTTCACCCAATGAGCAGGtttaaagagacagagggagacaaaaataaagttgCATTCTGATTATTATATTTCATGAATCCTGTTTGTTTAAAAtgacaattataataatattgcAAATGTTATTTACtagctttacatttttttaataaatctacaAAGCTTGAAAGACTTAATTATAATTACAGAGCAGAACACAATGGTTCTAAACCTTGATCATGTAAAAGTAATGGTATAACTTAAAGAAGCCAAGAGGTAGATGAGGGAGGAAGAGTAGAGGGGAGCAGAAAGAgttaattcttattttacagagtGGAAGTAAGAGATACTGctttacatcaatggataaagaaataggCAGTTAAATAGAAAATTCCAACTTATAAAGATAaccaacagaagaaataaaaatgtaataaatcaaAATTGGGAAAAGGAGAACAGGGAGAAAAGGGGAATGTTACGTGATTTAAACGCCTCAGCCTTTGTAAAGGGTTAGCAGTCATTACAGcttaaaattgataaaaccagACATTAGGTATAAGACTTCAAAACACAAGCAGCAAACAGGTCATTACCTCTGGGTAATGCCCCTCAGGAGAGGGGCAGCTTTTGGTTTTAATCTTACATACTCtatactttttgaatttttattgcaTGCATAGTGTttctaacaataaataaaatgagattagaGAAAAATAGTAATGTTAATTAAACAGTTCCTACCTGGCTCGAATCCACGGTTTGGTGTGCATATTAAGGCTACTTCCCCAACTACCATGTTTGTCCGAAGCTGGGGGCAAAAAGCCCCTTTCGGGGGCCAGCTCCTCTGCAATTGCCCTAATGTGGTAGGGCTCAAATCCACAGCACCCGCCAATGTACCTGATCCCCAGATTGTAGGCCTCTCTGGCATATTTTTGAATATCCCATCTGGTTGCAACTCTGGGCTCCAGTCCTGCAACACAATAATCACAGCATTTCTGTTACCGTCCCTACATTCAAATCATAGGTGCTCCGATggagcactttttaaaattaaaacatgatgAACTTTAGATTATGCTCATTTTTTCATTAACATTGACTGGTTTTGTCTTACGCAGTCTCCTTTTCTAAGACCGTACCATAGCTGTTCATTACAGCCGTTTCCATGTTGTCAGCCTAAGAAAACGCGAAGCCTGCTCCTACACCCTGAGCTTACCAAAGGGATATTCTGGGAGGTCCACAAAGCCGCCTTTGCCACAGTCAGGGGTGTGGAAGCCCAGGGACTGCACCATCAGGTGCGCCTTCAACCCCGCGGCCTGTAGGCCCTCCTTCATGAGCCTCATTGTCTTCAAGCTGGTGCTGGGCCCAAAGCGGCAGTTCACACCCACGATTGCAGCCCCTgggcaaagaaataaagaacttttacattttgcttattttattttttaatagttggaAATTGCCTTAGAGATTAGTTATCCTTCTCCACCTCCCAAGTTTTACCAAGAGGAAAACCAATGCCAGTTAATTCTTCTATTTCTGAACTGCCCTCACAAGATTAAGCAACCTTTGTTAAATTTCATAAACAATAGCCGAACCGCTGATCACATTATGGGTCCCAATTACCTGCCTTCACCAGCTTAACAGCACATTCTCCAGGTGTCACACCACACATGTCTCCATCCGGGCCTATGCACATGGTAGCTGCCACGGGTTTACCCGATTCTTTTAAGACTTCCACAGCCCATATGGCTTCTTCGGCATGCTCAAAATACTAagagagatttcattttttctattggTCCAAATGTAAAGCAGATTTTGAAAGGTGGAATGCAAATGTTGCAGAACAGTTATAAAAATGACCAAGTATATGTGGTAAAACTTGCTGAGGAACAGGTCTTTAGCAAACTAAAGAATACTTTTTTGAGtaaacattttaattcctttaacaATAATATATAGATTT harbors:
- the BHMT2 gene encoding S-methylmethionine--homocysteine S-methyltransferase BHMT2 isoform X2, which encodes MAQAGGPGAKKGILERLDSGEVVVGDGSFLITLEKRGYVKAGLWTPEAVVDHPDAVRQLHIEFLRAGSNVMQTFTFAASEDNMESKWEAVNAAACDLAREVAGKGDALVAGGICRTSVYKHHKDEATVKKLFQLQLEVFTKKNVDFLIAEYFEHAEEAIWAVEVLKESGKPVAATMCIGPDGDMCGVTPGECAVKLVKAGAAIVGVNCRFGPSTSLKTMRLMKEGLQAAGLKAHLMVQSLGFHTPDCGKGGFVDLPEYPFGLEPRVATRWDIQKYAREAYNLGIRYIGGCCGFEPYHIRAIAEELAPERGFLPPASDKHGSWGSSLNMHTKPWIRASKMIKYLWKKLTRNVQELFKRI
- the BHMT2 gene encoding S-methylmethionine--homocysteine S-methyltransferase BHMT2 isoform X1 — its product is MAQAGGPGAKKGILERLDSGEVVVGDGSFLITLEKRGYVKAGLWTPEAVVDHPDAVRQLHIEFLRAGSNVMQTFTFAASEDNMESKWEAVNAAACDLAREVAGKGDALVAGGICRTSVYKHHKDEATVKKLFQLQLEVFTKKNVDFLIAEYFEHAEEAIWAVEVLKESGKPVAATMCIGPDGDMCGVTPGECAVKLVKAGAAIVGVNCRFGPSTSLKTMRLMKEGLQAAGLKAHLMVQSLGFHTPDCGKGGFVDLPEYPFGLEPRVATRWDIQKYAREAYNLGIRYIGGCCGFEPYHIRAIAEELAPERGFLPPASDKHGSWGSSLNMHTKPWIRARARREYWENLLPASGRPFCPSLSQPDA
- the BHMT2 gene encoding S-methylmethionine--homocysteine S-methyltransferase BHMT2 isoform X3 yields the protein MAQAGGPGAKKGILERLDSGEVVVGDGSFLITLEKRGYVKAGLWTPEAVVDHPDAVRQLHIEFLRAGSNVMQTFTFAASEDNMESKWEAVNAAACDLAREVAGKGDALVAGGICRTSVYKHHKDEATVKKLFQLQLEVFTKKNVDFLIAEYFEHAEEAIWAVEVLKESGKPVAATMCIGPDGDMCGVTPGECAVKLVKAGAAIVGVNCRFGPSTSLKTMRLMKEGLQAAGLKAHLMVQSLGFHTPDCGKGGFVDLPEYPFGLEPRVATRWDIQKYAREAYNLGIRYIGGCCGFEPYHIRAIAEELAPERGFLPPASDKHGSWGSSLNMHTKPWIRASPPFLFC